The Dioscorea cayenensis subsp. rotundata cultivar TDr96_F1 chromosome 19, TDr96_F1_v2_PseudoChromosome.rev07_lg8_w22 25.fasta, whole genome shotgun sequence genome includes a window with the following:
- the LOC120250136 gene encoding tRNA (guanine-N(7)-)-methyltransferase non-catalytic subunit wdr4 isoform X1: MEEVQLGEEEIDKATEVAPALISVHPFEKSVVVALGSELRVFDLEGDCSISLSDDSGGPGHSDSIRAICFDASGRLFASAGDDKLVKIWTTDSWCCIRTVCADKRVSAVAISHDGSFVVFADKFGVVWVVSLDRDGESQALCAKKPMPILGHYCSIITTLKFSPDGRFVASADRDFKIRVTIFPREPLKGAHEIQSFCLGHTDFVSCLAFVCPSDYPLGFLLSGSGDSTVRLWDFNSGCLLATCEVGNMALESNETDKGNHPAVTDISSSADGALIVVSIQSFHGVMLLTCNFSAKSLSVAKVVSMKGSYVPTSLCVSSLAKHLWTVMGASNQPSSGTTQLARVRVCSISRQDRSPHGHDLFVLEDNDTTGGEKLLSKLQGSSDVTEIESMLASTTSALNTAIHNLLTKKQYSSEKREFRKKNRNDRKQKQEPFAFR, translated from the exons ATGGAGGAGGTGCAATTGGGCGAAGAGGAGATCGATAAAGCGACAGAGGTCGCTCCGGCCCTGATTTCTGTCCACCCTTTTGAGAAATCCGTCGTCGTTGCTCTTGGTTCCGAGCTCCGCGTCTTCGATTTGGA GGGGGACTGTTCAATATCTTTGTCAGATGATTCTGGTGGTCCTGGTCATTCAGATTCGATAAGAGCTATTTGTTTTGATGCAAGTGGAAGGCTTTTTGCATCTGCAGGAGATGACAAACTTGTTAAGATTTGGACGACAGATTCTTGGTGCTGCATTAGAACTGT GTGTGCAGATAAACGAGTGAGTGCAGTTGCAATAAGCCATGATGGCTCATTTGTTGTGTTTGCAGATAAGTTTGGAGTTGTTTGGGTGGTGAGCTTGGATAGAGATGGTGAGAGCCAAGCATTGTGTGCGAAGAAACCCATGCCAATTCTCGGGCATTATTGTAGCATTATCACTACTTTG AAATTCTCACCTGATGGACGTTTTGTTGCTAGTGCTGATAGAGACTTCAAAATTCGG GTTACCATATTTCCAAGGGAACCCTTGAAGGGTGCACATGAGATACAAAGTTTTTGTCTTGGTCATACAGA CTTTGTCTCTTGTCTGGCTTTTGTATGTCCTTCAGATTATCCTCTAGGTTTCCTATTATCTGGAAGCGGGGATTCAACA GTCCGGTTGTGGGATTTCAACTCTGGATGCTTGCTTGCTACTTGCGAGGTTGGGAATATG GCATTGGAGTCTAATGAAACTGACAAGGGGAATCATCCTGCGGTCACTGATATTTCTTCCTCTGCTGATGGTGCATTAATTGTTGTATCCATCCAAAG CTTTCACGGTGTGATGCTTCTGACCTGCAATTTTTCAGCCAAAAGTCTTTCTGTGGCGAAG gTTGTTTCCATGAAAGGAAGTTATGTTCCGACAAGCTTGTGTGTGAGTTCTTTAGCAAAACACTTGTGGACTGTCATGGGTGCATCGAATCAGCCTTCTTCAGGCACCACCCAGTTGGCACGTGTTAGAGTTTGTTCCATTTCTCGCCAAGACCGCTCTCCCCATGGTCACGATCTGTTTGTTCTTGAAGACAACGATACCACAGGTGGCGAGAAATTGCTTTCGAAGTTGCAGGGAAGTTCAGATGTCACTGAAATAGAATCTATGCTCGCGTCAACAACCTCAGCACTAAATACGGCAATCCATAATCTACTGACGAAGAAGCAATATTCATCGGAGAAACGAGAATTCCGGAAAAAGAACAGAAATGACAGGAAGCAGAAACAAGAGCCATTTGCTTTCAGGTAA
- the LOC120250136 gene encoding tRNA (guanine-N(7)-)-methyltransferase non-catalytic subunit wdr4 isoform X2, protein MEEVQLGEEEIDKATEVAPALISVHPFEKSVVVALGSELRVFDLEGDCSISLSDDSGGPGHSDSIRAICFDASGRLFASAGDDKLVKIWTTDSWCCIRTVCADKRVSAVAISHDGSFVVFADKFGVVWVVSLDRDGESQALCAKKPMPILGHYCSIITTLKFSPDGRFVASADRDFKIRVTIFPREPLKGAHEIQSFCLGHTDFVSCLAFVCPSDYPLGFLLSGSGDSTVRLWDFNSGCLLATCEALESNETDKGNHPAVTDISSSADGALIVVSIQSFHGVMLLTCNFSAKSLSVAKVVSMKGSYVPTSLCVSSLAKHLWTVMGASNQPSSGTTQLARVRVCSISRQDRSPHGHDLFVLEDNDTTGGEKLLSKLQGSSDVTEIESMLASTTSALNTAIHNLLTKKQYSSEKREFRKKNRNDRKQKQEPFAFR, encoded by the exons ATGGAGGAGGTGCAATTGGGCGAAGAGGAGATCGATAAAGCGACAGAGGTCGCTCCGGCCCTGATTTCTGTCCACCCTTTTGAGAAATCCGTCGTCGTTGCTCTTGGTTCCGAGCTCCGCGTCTTCGATTTGGA GGGGGACTGTTCAATATCTTTGTCAGATGATTCTGGTGGTCCTGGTCATTCAGATTCGATAAGAGCTATTTGTTTTGATGCAAGTGGAAGGCTTTTTGCATCTGCAGGAGATGACAAACTTGTTAAGATTTGGACGACAGATTCTTGGTGCTGCATTAGAACTGT GTGTGCAGATAAACGAGTGAGTGCAGTTGCAATAAGCCATGATGGCTCATTTGTTGTGTTTGCAGATAAGTTTGGAGTTGTTTGGGTGGTGAGCTTGGATAGAGATGGTGAGAGCCAAGCATTGTGTGCGAAGAAACCCATGCCAATTCTCGGGCATTATTGTAGCATTATCACTACTTTG AAATTCTCACCTGATGGACGTTTTGTTGCTAGTGCTGATAGAGACTTCAAAATTCGG GTTACCATATTTCCAAGGGAACCCTTGAAGGGTGCACATGAGATACAAAGTTTTTGTCTTGGTCATACAGA CTTTGTCTCTTGTCTGGCTTTTGTATGTCCTTCAGATTATCCTCTAGGTTTCCTATTATCTGGAAGCGGGGATTCAACA GTCCGGTTGTGGGATTTCAACTCTGGATGCTTGCTTGCTACTTGCGAG GCATTGGAGTCTAATGAAACTGACAAGGGGAATCATCCTGCGGTCACTGATATTTCTTCCTCTGCTGATGGTGCATTAATTGTTGTATCCATCCAAAG CTTTCACGGTGTGATGCTTCTGACCTGCAATTTTTCAGCCAAAAGTCTTTCTGTGGCGAAG gTTGTTTCCATGAAAGGAAGTTATGTTCCGACAAGCTTGTGTGTGAGTTCTTTAGCAAAACACTTGTGGACTGTCATGGGTGCATCGAATCAGCCTTCTTCAGGCACCACCCAGTTGGCACGTGTTAGAGTTTGTTCCATTTCTCGCCAAGACCGCTCTCCCCATGGTCACGATCTGTTTGTTCTTGAAGACAACGATACCACAGGTGGCGAGAAATTGCTTTCGAAGTTGCAGGGAAGTTCAGATGTCACTGAAATAGAATCTATGCTCGCGTCAACAACCTCAGCACTAAATACGGCAATCCATAATCTACTGACGAAGAAGCAATATTCATCGGAGAAACGAGAATTCCGGAAAAAGAACAGAAATGACAGGAAGCAGAAACAAGAGCCATTTGCTTTCAGGTAA